The segment GCATTGGTCTTGCGATCGCGGCCCTCATAGGTGCCATCGGCCGCCGGCGTCCACTGCGTGCTCATGTCGAGCAGGTTGACGAAGAAGTCGTTGGAGAGCGTACCCACCTTGGAGGTGAAGACGCCGCTCTTCGACCCGTTCGCATTGGCGCCGAGCACGCGCAGGCCACCGACCAGCACGGTCAGCTCGGGTCCCGAGAGCTTCAGAAGCTGCGCGCGATCGACGAGGGCTTCTTCCTGCTGCAGGAACTGATGCTTCTTGCCGATGTAGTTGCGGAAGCCATCGGCCCGCGGCTCCAGCGGCGCGAAGGAGGCAGCGTCAGTCTGCTCCTGCGACGCATCCATGCGGCCCGGCGTGAAGCCAACCTTCACGTCGACGCCGGCATCCTTGGCGGCCTTCTCGACCGCGGCGGAGCCGCCGAGGACGATCAGGTCCGCAAGCGAGACCTTCTTCGCACCCGCGTTGAACTCCGTCTGGATCGCTTCGAGCTTGCCGAGCACCTTGGAGAGCTGGGCTGGCTGGTTCACCTCCCAGTCCTTCTGCGGGGCAAGACGGATGCGTGCACCGTTGGCGCCGCCGCGCTTGTCCGAGCCGCGGAACGTCGAGGCCGACGCCCATGCGGTCGAGACCAGTTCGGAGACCGAAAGACCCGACGCCAGGATCTTCGTCTTCAGCGAAGCGATGTCCTGCTCGCTGACCAGCTCGTGGTTCACGGCCGGAATCGGATCCTGCCAGATCAGCGTCTCCTTCGGCACCAGCGGGCCGAGGTAGCGCACGATGGGACCCATGTCGCGATGGGTGAGCTTGAACCAGGCGCGTGCAAACGCGTCCGCGAACTGATCGGGATGCTCGTAGAAGCGCCGCGAGATCTTCTCATAGGCCGGATCCATGCGCAGCGAGAGGTCGGTCGTCAGCATGGTGGGCCGATGCTTCTTCGACTTGTCGAACGCATCCGGAATGATCGCGTCGGCGCCCTTGGCCGTCCACTGGTTCGCACCGCCGGGGCTCTTCGTCAGCTCCCATTCGTACTTGAACAGGTTCTCGAAGAAGTTGTTGCTCCACTTCGTCGGCGTCGTCGTCCACGTCACCTCGAGGCCGCTGGTGATGGAATCGCCGGCCAGGCCCGACGCGTGCTTGCTCTTCCAGCCGAGGCCCTGGTCTTCCAGCGCGCCCGCTTCCGGCTCCGGCCCGACCAGCGACGGATCGCCTGCGCCGTGGGTCTTGCCGAAGGTGTGACCG is part of the Bradyrhizobium commune genome and harbors:
- the katG gene encoding catalase/peroxidase HPI produces the protein MDDTSKCPFSGGKRVPANRDWWPTNLSIEMLHKNSGLSDPMGEAFDYAKEFKSLDLNAVIKDLTALMTDSQEWWPADFGHYGGLMIRMAWHSAGTYRITDGRGGAGAGQQRFAPLNSWPDNANLDKARRLLWPIKQKYGRKISWADLMVLAGNVALESMGFKTFGFAGGRADVWEPEELYWGPEGTWLGDERYSGERQLAEPLGAVQMGLIYVNPEGPNGKPDPVAAAKDIRETFFRMAMNDEETVALIAGGHTFGKTHGAGDPSLVGPEPEAGALEDQGLGWKSKHASGLAGDSITSGLEVTWTTTPTKWSNNFFENLFKYEWELTKSPGGANQWTAKGADAIIPDAFDKSKKHRPTMLTTDLSLRMDPAYEKISRRFYEHPDQFADAFARAWFKLTHRDMGPIVRYLGPLVPKETLIWQDPIPAVNHELVSEQDIASLKTKILASGLSVSELVSTAWASASTFRGSDKRGGANGARIRLAPQKDWEVNQPAQLSKVLGKLEAIQTEFNAGAKKVSLADLIVLGGSAAVEKAAKDAGVDVKVGFTPGRMDASQEQTDAASFAPLEPRADGFRNYIGKKHQFLQQEEALVDRAQLLKLSGPELTVLVGGLRVLGANANGSKSGVFTSKVGTLSNDFFVNLLDMSTQWTPAADGTYEGRDRKTNAVKWTGTRADLIFGAHSQLRAFAEVYASSDAKQQFVHDFAKAWTKVMNLDRFDLAA